The Cellulomonas fulva genome includes a window with the following:
- a CDS encoding VOC family protein: MAVKIQVTFDAASPPTLGAFWAQVLGYVEDAPPAPFATWDECLDAMGVPLDQRDSAYAVVDPDGLGPRLWFQKVPEEKAGKNRVHLDVNAGAGLPAEERPSAVRARAAELETLGARTLYEREELGGFWVTMQDPEGNEFCVQ, encoded by the coding sequence ATGGCTGTGAAGATCCAGGTCACCTTCGACGCGGCGAGCCCGCCGACGCTGGGCGCGTTCTGGGCGCAGGTGCTCGGGTACGTCGAGGACGCTCCGCCCGCCCCGTTCGCCACCTGGGACGAGTGCCTGGACGCGATGGGCGTGCCGCTCGACCAGCGCGACTCGGCGTACGCCGTGGTCGATCCTGACGGGCTGGGGCCGCGCCTCTGGTTCCAGAAGGTGCCCGAGGAGAAGGCCGGCAAGAACCGGGTCCACCTCGACGTGAACGCCGGTGCCGGTCTGCCGGCGGAGGAGCGGCCGAGTGCCGTCCGCGCGCGCGCCGCCGAGCTCGAGACGCTCGGCGCACGCACGCTCTACGAGCGCGAGGAGCTCGGCGGCTTCTGGGTCACGATGCAGGACCCGGAGGGCAACGAGTTCTGCGTGCAGTGA